The following proteins are encoded in a genomic region of Drosophila bipectinata strain 14024-0381.07 chromosome XL, DbipHiC1v2, whole genome shotgun sequence:
- the LOC108124052 gene encoding uncharacterized protein, translating to MLKWTASAQRLNEMPAESGDAAACPSQRRQQRRQRRQRRATIANKENVPDYIASTPMPVSRLRNSPLVLAPLSDIRNITPESLARSRSPAVQRVQSVRYATTLPMFAEDYSPNGVLLPTGQHLALRGLAPLDPFLGQPRYINAAGSGAAAGVNTTLKKRKLDADFVATMDEPPPAPATKTITPPRPVTPQPATTSSQMGDQTLDRLIDAILDSACKSKDASAKKKPRRSTFNLRRRTLVKQQLDAECARVEVLSPSYAPGDDPASDLSFGLVPIPTGFATPEPGTPVSKITHNILVQLPTPLVGNPLPACPSDNTFCLETPVRKLKRGRAEERFTAKENLAKESPLKRYKVDERNYFEVGLALPSSIYV from the coding sequence ATGCTGAAGTGGACAGCCTCGGCCCAGAGACTGAACGAGATGCCAGCGGAGAGCGGGGATGCGGCGGCATGCCCCAGCCAGAGGCGGCAACAGCGGCGGCAGAGACGCCAACGTCGCGCCACCATCGCCAACAAGGAGAACGTGCCGGACTATATCGCCTCCACGCCCATGCCAGTGTCGCGGCTGCGCAACAGTCCTTTGGTGCTGGCGCCCTTGAGCGATATCCGCAACATTACGCCCGAGTCCTTGGCCAGGAGCCGGTCGCCGGCCGTCCAGCGGGTGCAGAGTGTGCGGTATGCCACCACCTTGCCCATGTTCGCCGAGGACTACTCCCCCAACGGAGTCCTCCTGCCCACCGGCCAGCATCTGGCCTTGCGGGGTCTGGCGCCCTTGGATCCTTTCCTGGGCCAGCCCCGGTACATCAATGCAGCAGGATCGGGAGCAGCAGCGGGAGTCAACACCACTCTGAAGAAGCGCAAGTTGGATGCCGACTTTGTGGCCACCATGGATGAGCCGCCGCCAGCTCCGGCGACAAAGACCATCACACCGCCACGTCCTGTCACACCCCAGCCTGCCACCACGTCCTCGCAAATGGGCGACCAGACGCTGGATCGTCTCATCGACGCCATCCTAGACTCGGCCTGCAAGTCCAAGGACGCCAGCGCCAAGAAGAAGCCCCGCCGCAGCACCTTCAACCTGCGGCGCAGGACTTTGGTGAAGCAGCAGCTGGACGCCGAGTGCGCCCGCGTCGAGGTCCTGTCGCCCTCGTATGCTCCTGGCGACGATCCGGCCAGCGATCTGAGCTTCGGTCTGGTGCCCATCCCAACCGGCTTCGCCACTCCCGAGCCCGGCACTCCAGTGTCCAAGATCACCCACAACATCCTGGTGCAACTGCCCACGCCCTTGGTGGGAAATCCTTTGCCGGCATGTCCTTCGGACAACACCTTCTGCCTGGAGACACCCGTCCGGAAGCTGAAGAGGGGCCGTGCCGAGGAGCGCTTCACCGCCAAGGAGAACCTGGCCAAGGAGTCGCCTCTGAAACGCTACAAGGTCGACGAGCGCAACTACTTCGAAGTGGGCCTGGCCTTGCCCTCCTCGATTTACGTTTAA